Within Agarivorans litoreus, the genomic segment TCACGAATATGACCAACACTTGATTTCACCACATATTGGCGACCCAAGTACTTGTTAATCGTTTTTGCTTTAGCTGGTGACTCTACAATTACCAGAGATTTGCTCATATTTTTCTTTTTACCATTGTGTCCACCAACTTGGCCTATTGACGGAAAGTAATAGATATTTGTTCTTTTTTATATTGCTCGAGACTTAGCATAGGTCAATAACTTTTTTGCATCTTTGGTTTATTGGGCGAATAATTAATCACTCGACCACCAAGATACAAACTGATAACATCTGAAAATCCCAGTAAAGCGTAGTGTTATACGCTTGATTTTCTTTTTCTGCCAATACAAATAACCATTGGTGTCAAATTTTTCAATTAAAGATAACTCATTTTTTAAGTGAGCGTAGTAAAAGGAAGACTATGAAACATTTTGAAGTCAACTTCGACGGCTTAGTTGGCCCAACCCACAATTATGCGGGTCTTTCATTTGGCAACGTTGCCTCTTTATCCAATGCCCAAAATGCCTCAAATCCTAAAGAAGCTGCCAAGCAAGGTCTATTAAAAATGAAGGCCTTGCATGACTTAGGGCTTACCCAAGGCGTGCTAGCTCCTCAACAACGTCCCGATCTCAATCTTCTTCGTCGTATCGGTTTTACCGGTAACGATAGTCAAGTGTTACAACAAGCGGCAAAAAATGCGCCTGATGCCCTACTCGCTAGTTATTCGGCATCAAGCATGTGGACTGCCAATGCAGCCACCGTATCGCCTAGCGCAGACACCGAAAATGGCAAAGTGCATTTCACCCCAGCAAACTTAACTAATAAGCTGCATCGCTCTATTGAGCCACAAGTTACCGGTAATATTTTAAAAGCCGTTTTTGCTGATAGTAAATATTTTGAACACCATCAACATTTACCCGAAAACGACTACTATGGCGACGAAGGTGCGGCTAACCATACCCGATTGTGTTCAAATTACGGCGAAGCAGGTTTAGAACTATTTGTTTATGGCCGCTCCGCTGCAGATGCCAGCGTAATTGCTCCTAAAAAGTTTCCCGCAAGGCAAACCCTAGAAGCAAGCCAAGCCGTAGCTCGCTTACATGGGTTAGACCAAGACACTGCGATTTTTATCCAGCAAAACCCTGGAGTAATTGACCAAGGGGTTTTCCACAACGATGTGATTGCGGTGGGCAACCAAAATGTGCTGTTTTACCATCAGCAAGCCTTTTTGAACACTCAACAACAACTTCAGAATATTCAGCAGCGTTTCGGCGATAATAAGCTGCATTTCATAGAAGTTAGCGACAATGAGGTGAGTGTTTCAGAAGCAGTGAAAACTTATTTATTCAATACACAGATCGTTACCACTGCACCAGGTGAAATGGCAATTATTGCACCGACAAACTGTCAAGAATCGGCCCAAGTTAGAGCTTATTTAGAAGACTTAGTAAGCCGAGATACTCCAATTAATCAAGTACACTACTTTGATGTTAAACAGAGTATGAGTAACGGTGGAGGCCCAGCGTGTTTACGCTTACGAGTTGCATTAAACGACATGGAATTAGCTGCAGTAAACCAACACACCATCATGAATGAGCAACTATTTAGTACGCTAAACCAATGGGTTGATAAGCACTATAGAGATAGCTTGGTTTTTGATGATTTACGCGACCCTCAGTTAATCACCGAAGTGAATACCGCTTTGGATGAGCTAACCCAAATCTTACACTTAGGTTCTGTTTACCCTTTCCAACAAGCCTAACTGAATAAATACAAAAAAGCCTGACTAAGGTCAGGCTTTCTCGTTGCTATTGGTTAGCTTGCTATTACTTGGTCCAATCCCAAGGTTGAGACTGCATAATTTTCATTACACCACGCTCTACTCCAATGCTTGCCGCTTGGCTGAGCTTTTCGGCTAATTTCTTCTTAGTATGGTATTTAAACTGGATAACTTGTTTCTCATCAAACTGCTGCATCAAGTAATCGTCACTGGTAGAGACTTCATCAACCAATTCCAAAGCAAATGCTTGAGTACCGTACCAATGTTCGCCAGTAGCTACTTTTGCTATATCCAACTGAGGACGAAACTCTTGAACAAACTCTTTAAATAGAACGTGGGTTTCTTCTAGTTCAGATTGAAACTTCTTGCGGGCTTCATCGGTATTTTCGCCAAACATGGTCAGGGTGCGTTTGAATTCACCAGCAGTTACCTGTTCAAATTCAATGTCGTTTTTCTTTAATACTTTATTAAAGTTTGGCAATTGCGCAATCACGCCAATTGAACCAACGATGGAAAACGGCGCTGCGATAATCTTATCAGCGATACAAGCCATCATATAACCACCACTTGCGGCAACTTTATCAACTGCGATAGTAAGTGTGATGCCTTTTGCTTTAATCCGTTTTAACTGAGAAGCCGCTAAACCATATCCGTGAACCATGCCGCCGCCGCTTTCTAAACGAACTAATACTTCATCTTCTGGCTTCGCTGCGATAAGTACCGCAGAAACTTCTTCACGTAAACTGGCTACTTCTTTGGCGTCGATGCTGCCTTTAAAGTCGATAACAAACAATCGTGGTTTAGTTTGTTCTTCGCCTTTTTTCTTCTCTTCTTTTTGTTGTTGCTTTAGTTGCTTCTTATGCTGTTTAAGTTGCTCTTTGCTCATGAGGTTATGATTAAGCTTTTCCTCAACCTCATTGTGTTGCTCACTTAAATCCGTCACTTCAAGCTCGCCACTTTTGTGCTTAGTTTTAGAAGAAGCGGCAATCACAACCACAACTACAGCAATAATAGCGATAACAATCGTTAAGGCCTTCGCAAAAAACAATCCAAACTCAATCAAAAAATCCAAACTTCTGCCCTCATATTTTCGAGCTGCTATTAGTACCATAGCTTGCACACTGAACCAAGTAACAAAAAAGGCCTGCGCGATGCAGGCCTTAGAACCGATAACTTAGTGCTTATTGAGCCGGAGCAATTACCGTACTATCACTCACCACAACACTAGCATTTCCAGCATCAGCACTTACTGCATAACTAACAAACTGGGTTTGCATTTCAACAGTAGCAGCCAAACTAGCTGCAGGCGAAATCAGTGAGCTATGCGAGCCTTGGCTAAAGCGCACCGCATAACTACCTGCTGAGGTAACTTCGGTACCTTCTAGACCCATTGACGAGATCAGCGGCTCGGTGCCAACTAACGGTAGTGTTGCAAGGCTATTTGGAATAACCTGATCACCGCTATCTTCACTGCCATCACCCACAATCTCATGCACTAGTACTGGCATAGCAAAACCGGATTGCGCGTAGTTAATTGGATCTACTCCATCAACTACTGTTTGCGCTAACGACCCAAAAATTGACGCAAATGCAGGATAATTAGAGTCAATCACCAGCTGCGCTGCTTCTGGGTAAGTGGCTTGATATACCGCAAACTGCTCTAAGGCTGTTGCTGTGTCAGTGTCTT encodes:
- the sohB gene encoding protease SohB; the protein is MDFLIEFGLFFAKALTIVIAIIAVVVVVIAASSKTKHKSGELEVTDLSEQHNEVEEKLNHNLMSKEQLKQHKKQLKQQQKEEKKKGEEQTKPRLFVIDFKGSIDAKEVASLREEVSAVLIAAKPEDEVLVRLESGGGMVHGYGLAASQLKRIKAKGITLTIAVDKVAASGGYMMACIADKIIAAPFSIVGSIGVIAQLPNFNKVLKKNDIEFEQVTAGEFKRTLTMFGENTDEARKKFQSELEETHVLFKEFVQEFRPQLDIAKVATGEHWYGTQAFALELVDEVSTSDDYLMQQFDEKQVIQFKYHTKKKLAEKLSQAASIGVERGVMKIMQSQPWDWTK
- the astB gene encoding N-succinylarginine dihydrolase; the protein is MKHFEVNFDGLVGPTHNYAGLSFGNVASLSNAQNASNPKEAAKQGLLKMKALHDLGLTQGVLAPQQRPDLNLLRRIGFTGNDSQVLQQAAKNAPDALLASYSASSMWTANAATVSPSADTENGKVHFTPANLTNKLHRSIEPQVTGNILKAVFADSKYFEHHQHLPENDYYGDEGAANHTRLCSNYGEAGLELFVYGRSAADASVIAPKKFPARQTLEASQAVARLHGLDQDTAIFIQQNPGVIDQGVFHNDVIAVGNQNVLFYHQQAFLNTQQQLQNIQQRFGDNKLHFIEVSDNEVSVSEAVKTYLFNTQIVTTAPGEMAIIAPTNCQESAQVRAYLEDLVSRDTPINQVHYFDVKQSMSNGGGPACLRLRVALNDMELAAVNQHTIMNEQLFSTLNQWVDKHYRDSLVFDDLRDPQLITEVNTALDELTQILHLGSVYPFQQA